The DNA sequence ACCTATGGTATACCTTATGGCTTTTCCTATAGGACTTTTAGGAGTGGTTGCCGGTTGCTCTTTTATTAACCATTTGATCAACGCCTCCATAATGGGTTGAGAATATTTTAACCTATATGCATGACGTTGCTCATGGGTGTATTCATTTTGTTTTGCTTCTCTTCTGGAGGCATATAGTTTTTGTATTTTAACCAGTACGTGTTCCGCTCTGACTTTATCGTTGTCCAATGCTTTTTCAAAATATCTTCGAGCATGCGCCATGCACCCTAATAAGGTGATACCTGTTCTGTTTTTGAATACATCATAAGCCACATAGCCATCTGTTTGCAAATAGCCTTTAAAATAGGTTAACATTTGTTCTGC is a window from the Flavobacteriales bacterium genome containing:
- a CDS encoding transposase — its product is MDSKKKGKTHTSYHWVYYSPLETMVLFDYHPSRKRECAEQMLTYFKGYLQTDGYVAYDVFKNRTGITLLGCMAHARRYFEKALDNDKVRAEHVLVKIQKLYASRREAKQNEYTHEQRHAYRLKYSQPIMEALIKWLIKEQPATTPKSPIGKAIRYTIG